In Kryptolebias marmoratus isolate JLee-2015 linkage group LG11, ASM164957v2, whole genome shotgun sequence, the following proteins share a genomic window:
- the arpp19b gene encoding cAMP-regulated phosphoprotein 19b, translated as MSEEEVKSLEEQLEMEDKVISPEKAEEVKLKARYPNLGAKPGGSDFLRKRLQKGQKYFDSGDYNMAKAKMKNKQLPSAPTEKSEITGGHIPTPQDLPQRKTSIVASKLAV; from the exons ATGTCCGAGGAAGAAGTGAAGTCTCTGGAGGAACAGCTG GAAATGGAGGATAAAGTCATCAGCCCAGAAAAGGCAGAGGAGGTCAAACTGAAGGCCAGGTATCCTAACCTAGGAGCCAAGCCCGGGGGCTCAGACTTCCTCAGGAAAAGACTTCAGAAAGGG CAAAAGTATTTCGACTCCGGCGACTACAACATGGCCAAGGCGAAGATGAAGAACAAGCAGCTGCCCTCGGCCCCAACGGAGAAAAGCGAGATCACAGGGGGACACATCCCCACGCCTCAGGACCTGCCTCAGAGAAAGACGTCCATCGTCGCCAGCAAACTAGCTGTCTGa
- the rsl24d1 gene encoding probable ribosome biogenesis protein RLP24 yields MRIEKCYFCSGPVYPGHGVMFVRNDSKTFRFCKSKCHKNFKKKRNPRKTRWTKAFRKAAGKELTVDNSLEFEKRRNIPVKYSREMWDKTVEAMKRVEEIKLKRQARFIMNRLKKGKQLETEEAIKEVKKNIHLIKAPHAGKDKQLEDKMVQRLQEDVEMGDDDD; encoded by the exons ATGCGCATCGAAAAGTGCTATTTCTGCTCGGGACCCGTCTACCCGGGACATGGAGTGATGTTTGTACGGAACGACTCTAAG ACGTTTAGGTTCTGCAAATCAAAATGCCACAAGAACTTCAAGAAGAAGCGAAACCCAAGAAAGACGAGATGGACCAAAGCTTTCAGAAAAGCAGCCGGCAAAGAGTTGACAGTG GACAACTCCTTGGAGTTTGAGAAGCGCAGAAATATTCCTGTTAAATACAGCCGGGAGATGTGGGACAAGACAG TGGAGGCAATGAAACGTGTggaggaaataaaactaaaacgaCAGGCAAGATTTATCATGAACAG ATTGAAGAAGGGCAAACAGTTAGAGACAGAAGAGGCGATCAAGGAAGTGAAGAAAAATATCCACCTGATCAAAGCTCCACATGCAG gaaaagacaaacaattgGAAGACAAAATGGTGCAGAGATTACAAGAAGATGTGGAAATGGGGGACGATGACGATTAA